TCGACAGCGGTCGCGGCAATTTCTCTCCCATATTTCTTCAGTGTCAACGCATTATTAGTAATAACAGTCTGCAACGTCGTAATATCCATATCTAACAATATAGTTTCAGCAGCCGTCTCAACCATACTAACACGTATACTCCCTCAGGAGGTAAGGGGGAGAGCGGTTAGTTTCCAGCGAGTTATGGAAAATGTGGGGGCAGCATTCTCTTCAATGATCGCTGGCATTCTATACGTGGGTTTAAATCCAGGGCTCTCCCTTATACTTTCCTCCCTTATCGGCATCGTTTCAACCCTTTACCTTCTTTATGTTTTCAAAACCGGGTAGGTTTCGCTGGAGAATATTTTGCAATGTCGATCAGCTCATGTTGAATCTTCGAGAACTTCAGGGTAGAAGTAATACGTCCTGTAGACATGGAAAACGTTAATCCTGAGCGATTCGTGAGTAGCTGGGGCATATTCAAGATAAGAGCCAATGAAGCATGGTCTCTCGGCTACACAGGTGAGGGAGTGAGGATAGCAGTACTTGACACTGGCGTTGATATAACACATCCACTTCAGATATCGGTAAATCCCATGTTTCAAAGACTTGAAGATTTATCATCCAGGCTGGACGAGATTGGTGTGAAAAACGAGGAAGGATTAGCGGGCTTATCAGGCTACGTATTAGCTACAATAGCGTTATCGATAATAATCCTAGCTCTCCTGGGATACATCGGGTTCATTAAAAAATAATTTTTTTACAAAAACCATAATCCTACCAGTCCTATCAATATTTGAAGCATGAGTATGAAGTTCACAACATCTTTCTCTGTTGCCTTGCCCTTTACTCTTATCATAGTCTTCAATGCTAAGTGGGTTACACTGTAACATTTCTCATATGGGGGTTTTAACCCGCCGTCTTCCTGCGGTATTCCAAAATTCTCCTTGTACACACCGTTAGCGAGCCCCCTTAGGAAAAGGGCTAACTCTAAAAAGTACAGGGTAAACATGAGTATTCCAAATCTTTCAAAATTACCATATATTACTATTGATGCGTAGAAGGCACCTAACCCATACGTGAATGAATTTCCGGGCAATACTTTTGCTGGATACTTGTTGAAAAACAAGAAAACAAGAAGCGAGGTGATCACCGGGAGTATCACGGGTATTAAATCCAGCAAGCCTTTCTTCAATAAGAACAAGCAGGTGAACGTTAGGATCGATATCCCCTGCAACGCTTCGAGACCGTTATACCCTGCGAGCATATTGAAAGCATTGCTAGCTCCAACTACGCCTATGGGCACTGCTACCAACGGGTAGAGGAGTCCAAGGTCTAAAGGCCCTATAAAAGGTATTTCAACTACCGAGTATCCCGCTTTGACAGCGACGAGAGGTAGAGCTATAGGTATTGTAAACAATACTCTTGCAATCGGAGAAACGCCTTTTTTCCAACCTAAGATGTCATCAATAAAGCCTAGTAGCCCTGATAGAATCAACACTTGGGTAGTAGCTAGAAGATGTAAGATTCCGAAATCTCTTTCCGAGATGGTTTCTATCGCTATGTATGTAAGGATGCTTATCGAAGCGCTCAAGATTACCCATATCCCTCCTGCCTCGCTCACCTCTGGGTTACCATACTTGTTCATATCTTTCCCCTTAAAACCGAGGAGTAGTGATTTTGGAATCCACCATTTCAGTAAAACGTATGTGGATATTATCGAGATGAGTGAGGGTATTATAATTTCCAAAGCGTTAATCAGCCCCATCCTCCTCCCTCCACTCAGAATTAAATATTAGGAAAATCTCCTCAGCCCTTTTCTCCCCTATACTTTCCACTCTTAAAAGCTCCG
This is a stretch of genomic DNA from Thermosphaera aggregans DSM 11486. It encodes these proteins:
- a CDS encoding MraY family glycosyltransferase, with product MGLINALEIIIPSLISIISTYVLLKWWIPKSLLLGFKGKDMNKYGNPEVSEAGGIWVILSASISILTYIAIETISERDFGILHLLATTQVLILSGLLGFIDDILGWKKGVSPIARVLFTIPIALPLVAVKAGYSVVEIPFIGPLDLGLLYPLVAVPIGVVGASNAFNMLAGYNGLEALQGISILTFTCLFLLKKGLLDLIPVILPVITSLLVFLFFNKYPAKVLPGNSFTYGLGAFYASIVIYGNFERFGILMFTLYFLELALFLRGLANGVYKENFGIPQEDGGLKPPYEKCYSVTHLALKTMIRVKGKATEKDVVNFILMLQILIGLVGLWFL